A DNA window from Helianthus annuus cultivar XRQ/B chromosome 15, HanXRQr2.0-SUNRISE, whole genome shotgun sequence contains the following coding sequences:
- the LOC110898111 gene encoding protein trichome birefringence-like 38 yields MDFGYHRSCLLLTGVIILLQVQLFLAVTLAKTQVPFSSSNNISSSFSTRGRELLGCDLFKGRWVVDNSYPLYAASSCPYIDPGYDCQKHGRKDTQYLKYSWKPDSCNLPRFNGLDLLNKWRGKKVMFVGDSLSENMWQSLACLLHASVPRSKTSLQHGEPLTTLTFQDYGVTIFLYRSTYLVDIVREKIGRVLKLDSIQAGKAWKGMDVLVFNSWHWWTHTGRSQPWDYMQYGSSISKDMDRFEAYFKGMTTWARWVDLNVNPAKTKVFFQGISPSHYVGQEWGSPSKSCNGQAQPLQGSTYPAGSPKALGVLKKVLGSVKIPVYLLDITTLSQLRKDAHPSAYGYSGVDCSHWCLPGLPDTWNQLLYATFH; encoded by the exons ATGGATTTTGGTTACCATAGGAGCTGCCTTTTGTTGACTGGTGTCATCATTCTTCTTCAAGTGCAACTGTTTTTGGCTGTCACTTTGGCCAAAACACAAGTACCTTTCTCATCATCCAATAATATAAGTAGTAGTTTTTCAACAAGGGGTAGAGAATTATTAGGGTGTGATTTGTTCAAGGGAAGATGGGTTGTTGACAATTCATACCCACTCTATGCAGCTTCTAGCTGCCCCTACATTGATCCCGGGTACGATTGTCAAAAACATGGCCGCAAAGACACCCAGTATCTCAAGTATTCTTGGAAACCTGATTCTTGCAACTTACCCAG GTTTAACGGGTTGGATTTGTTGAACAAATGGAGAGGGAAGAAGGTGATGTTTGTTGGTGACTCGCTGAGCGAGAACATGTGGCAATCGTTAGCTTGTTTGCTTCACGCATCAGTGCCAAGATCGAAGACTAGTTTGCAACATGGGGAGCCGCTTACTACCCTTACGTTTCAG GACTATGGAGTAACAATATTTTTATATCGCTCGACATACTTGGTCGATATTGTAAGAGAAAAAATTGGCCGCGTGCTGAAACTGGATTCCATTCAAGCTGGCAAGGCATGGAAAGGGATGGATGTGCTCGTTTTCAATTCGTGGCACTGGTGGACGCACACAGGACGATCACAACC ATGGGATTATATGCAATACGGCTCGTCAATATCGAAAGATATGGACCGATTCGAGGCATACTTCAAGGGCATGACAACATGGGCAAGATGGGTCGATCTTAATGTCAATCCAGCTAAGACCAAAGTATTCTTCCAGGGGATATCGCCTTCACATTACGT GGGACAAGAATGGGGATCACCATCCAAGAGTTGCAATGGACAAGCACAACCATTACAAGGGTCAACATATCCAGCAGGTTCACCTAAAGCCCTAGGTGTTTTGAAGAAAGTTTTGGGGAGTGTAAAGATTCCAGTTTACTTGTTGGATATCACAACATTGTCTCAGTTGAGGAAAGATGCACACCCTTCAGCTTACGGCTACTCCGGTGTAGACTGCAGTCATTGGTGTCTTCCCGGGCTGCCCGATACATGGAACCAACTCCTATATGCAACCTTTCATTAA